A single region of the Salipaludibacillus sp. LMS25 genome encodes:
- a CDS encoding SDR family NAD(P)-dependent oxidoreductase — MIFNEEMFKDKHILITGASGGIGEKTAILAAKYGANISMTGRNEQKLSTIKNKCLNEGVPKEKVAIIRADITESKDREHIVAEAKKHHGVIHGLVNSAGISGGDTLENILEKDIRQLMELNYTATVLLTQLVYKQMIPHQTGAIVNVASLSGLRGTYGNTAYSASKFALIGFTHSFALEAIEHNIRVNAVCPGFVNTEMAKDIIAKKAKKANRTYEDQLSLITEALPSGRITEPEEVANSILFLLSPAATNIVGESLKLSGGSVMR; from the coding sequence ATGATCTTTAATGAAGAAATGTTTAAAGATAAGCATATCCTTATAACGGGTGCTTCAGGAGGAATCGGTGAAAAAACCGCCATTTTAGCTGCAAAATATGGTGCGAACATATCGATGACTGGTCGAAATGAACAAAAGCTTTCCACTATAAAGAATAAGTGTTTAAATGAAGGCGTGCCTAAAGAAAAGGTAGCAATCATACGTGCTGATATAACAGAATCTAAAGATCGTGAGCATATCGTTGCAGAAGCAAAAAAACATCATGGCGTGATCCATGGCCTAGTGAACTCTGCTGGTATAAGTGGTGGGGATACTTTAGAAAATATACTGGAGAAAGATATTCGCCAATTAATGGAACTAAATTATACTGCAACAGTTTTACTAACTCAGCTAGTTTACAAACAGATGATACCTCACCAAACAGGGGCTATTGTAAACGTCGCCTCACTTTCTGGTCTCCGTGGCACATACGGTAATACCGCTTATAGCGCTTCTAAATTTGCTTTGATTGGTTTTACGCACTCTTTTGCTTTGGAAGCTATTGAGCATAACATAAGAGTTAATGCTGTATGTCCAGGCTTTGTGAATACTGAAATGGCCAAGGATATAATAGCTAAAAAAGCGAAGAAAGCGAATCGTACGTATGAAGATCAACTCTCCCTTATTACGGAGGCTTTACCTTCAGGGCGAATAACTGAGCCTGAAGAAGTAGCTAATAGTATTTTATTTTTGTTAAGTCCAGCAGCCACTAATATTGTAGGTGAATCACTGAAACTTTCGGGCGGGAGTGTCATGCGTTAA
- a CDS encoding response regulator transcription factor, whose product MFSTNERLLKTMHYNVMFTDPKNLFPQQVMNAISGWLETNYMNNLSGSSIYNKKNWIFVMVEDYDEKTYESLKHIQLNTPDSPTVLVVKSPISHDILNFLSLPLNGLVTLEFLTAHSHLVMDAIMKNGVFLETSLHRDLSIAIENKKAYTTPIKRFILNEKKITISLNERDRQVLQLLLDGHSNSEIAHKLHFARSTISSIISTLLKKMKANDRTDATVKAIRFGWVDAIR is encoded by the coding sequence ATGTTCAGTACAAACGAGAGACTCCTGAAAACGATGCATTATAATGTGATGTTTACTGACCCGAAGAATTTATTTCCACAACAAGTTATGAATGCCATTAGTGGTTGGTTAGAAACAAATTATATGAATAACCTCTCAGGATCATCTATATATAATAAGAAAAATTGGATATTTGTTATGGTTGAAGACTATGATGAAAAGACGTATGAGTCTCTTAAACATATTCAATTAAACACGCCTGATTCACCAACAGTACTTGTCGTAAAATCACCGATTAGCCATGATATTTTAAATTTTTTGTCACTACCTTTGAACGGTCTTGTCACTTTAGAGTTTTTAACAGCTCATAGCCACCTTGTTATGGATGCTATTATGAAAAATGGTGTCTTTCTTGAAACGAGTTTGCATCGCGATTTAAGCATCGCCATAGAAAACAAGAAAGCTTATACGACACCTATTAAACGATTCATTTTAAATGAAAAGAAGATCACAATTTCTTTAAATGAGCGTGACCGTCAAGTGCTTCAATTATTACTAGATGGACATAGTAATTCAGAGATTGCTCACAAACTTCATTTCGCTCGCTCCACCATCTCATCAATTATTAGTACATTACTAAAAAAGATGAAGGCAAACGATCGAACAGACGCGACGGTAAAAGCGATTCGTTTTGGATGGGTTGATGCTATCCGATAA
- a CDS encoding TraR/DksA C4-type zinc finger protein: MTEERYKKLKEILVDKKRDLEMRVDSEKSATLNNSDELSGTPNHPGDQGSEMYDRQINEGLTHHASEKMDDIKKALKAIEEGTYGQCAVCGRDIPYERLEVIPETRYCMAHAEDQKRSRERPVEEGVTTPLSQNAHSYKESLRKDTWEAVEEQGTSNTPSDYDDSTY, translated from the coding sequence ATGACTGAAGAACGCTACAAGAAGTTAAAAGAAATATTAGTCGACAAAAAAAGAGATTTAGAAATGAGAGTGGACAGCGAAAAAAGTGCGACGTTAAATAATAGTGACGAGCTATCTGGGACACCGAATCACCCGGGAGACCAAGGTTCTGAAATGTATGACAGACAAATAAATGAAGGATTAACACACCATGCTTCTGAGAAAATGGATGACATTAAGAAGGCTCTTAAGGCGATAGAGGAGGGGACCTATGGACAATGTGCCGTTTGCGGTCGTGATATTCCTTATGAGCGTCTCGAAGTAATACCAGAAACTCGGTATTGTATGGCTCACGCAGAGGATCAAAAAAGATCAAGGGAACGACCTGTTGAAGAAGGTGTGACAACGCCTTTATCACAAAATGCACATTCTTATAAAGAGTCGTTAAGAAAGGACACGTGGGAGGCCGTTGAGGAACAGGGTACATCAAATACACCTTCAGACTACGATGACTCAACTTATTGA
- the pfkA gene encoding 6-phosphofructokinase, producing the protein MNRIAVLTSGGDAPGMNAAIRAVVRAAVVFEIQIFGVYRGFHGLIEGDFIEMDPSSVGDIIHKGGTILKSSRSEEFKTKEGRMKALSNLKEKGIDGLVVIGGDGSFQGAKKLSDMGIKTIGLPGTIDNDLHYTDYTIGFDTAVNTVLEAITKIRDTSTSHEKATIIEVMGRNCGDIALYAGLAGGAESIMIPEDPISTEHVVTKLKAGKARGKEHHIIVLAEGVGKAADLQKELLEKAEMNARMTVLGFIQRGGDPTSFDRILASKMGIKAVELLRAGETNKVIGIKNNALFHMDIGEALKATRSFNHDMINMTEILSV; encoded by the coding sequence ATGAATCGAATTGCAGTATTAACTAGTGGAGGAGATGCTCCGGGGATGAATGCAGCCATTAGAGCAGTCGTCAGGGCAGCAGTCGTATTTGAGATCCAGATATTTGGTGTGTATCGTGGTTTTCACGGTCTTATTGAAGGCGATTTCATAGAAATGGATCCCTCATCAGTAGGGGATATCATTCATAAAGGAGGAACTATTTTAAAGTCTTCTAGATCAGAAGAATTTAAAACTAAAGAAGGGAGAATGAAAGCGTTATCTAATTTGAAGGAGAAAGGAATTGATGGTTTAGTCGTCATTGGAGGTGATGGCTCTTTTCAGGGGGCTAAAAAACTAAGTGATATGGGGATAAAAACGATAGGTCTACCAGGAACGATTGATAATGACCTTCATTACACAGATTACACGATTGGTTTTGACACCGCTGTCAATACAGTTTTAGAAGCGATTACAAAAATAAGAGATACGTCTACCTCACATGAGAAAGCGACGATAATTGAGGTGATGGGTAGAAACTGCGGTGATATTGCCCTTTATGCAGGATTAGCAGGAGGAGCAGAAAGCATTATGATTCCTGAAGATCCGATCTCGACTGAGCATGTAGTAACTAAATTAAAGGCGGGAAAAGCAAGAGGGAAGGAACATCATATTATAGTACTTGCTGAAGGGGTAGGCAAAGCAGCTGATTTACAAAAAGAATTATTAGAAAAAGCAGAAATGAATGCAAGAATGACTGTGTTAGGTTTCATTCAACGTGGTGGAGATCCTACATCATTTGATCGTATTTTAGCAAGTAAGATGGGAATAAAGGCAGTTGAATTACTGAGGGCAGGAGAAACAAATAAAGTCATCGGAATAAAAAATAACGCCCTTTTCCATATGGATATTGGAGAGGCACTAAAAGCAACACGCTCATTTAATCACGATATGATAAACATGACGGAGATTTTATCGGTATAA
- a CDS encoding alpha/beta fold hydrolase, which produces METTWVKETCLINGMSIYCEHAITRNKPPLLLLHGFMSSTYTFHKIFPMLQKYFSVVAVDLPGFGRSEKSTSFIYSYHHYGMLVNDILTYFNLQNVTVVGHSMGGQIALNLAKIVPCNINKLILIGCSGYLKRSRKRLVYCSYIPLFDKLMAFYIHKRGVVSGLKNVFYDQSIISDSHIEEFGRPLKDKKMYKSLVRLIRHREGDLIGRDLNKIDLPVLLIWGREDRVVPVNIGYRLANDLPNSDIKVYEKAGHLITEERPEKVCEAILSYAT; this is translated from the coding sequence ATGGAAACCACTTGGGTGAAAGAAACATGTCTTATTAATGGTATGTCGATTTACTGTGAACATGCTATCACACGAAATAAACCTCCACTTTTGTTACTGCATGGATTTATGTCATCCACGTATACATTTCATAAGATCTTTCCCATGCTTCAGAAATATTTCTCAGTTGTGGCGGTGGATTTGCCAGGATTTGGTCGCAGTGAAAAATCAACTTCCTTTATTTATAGCTATCACCATTATGGCATGCTAGTCAATGATATTCTAACCTATTTCAACTTACAGAATGTGACAGTAGTGGGTCATTCAATGGGGGGACAAATTGCATTAAATCTTGCTAAGATTGTACCTTGTAATATTAATAAGCTCATCTTAATTGGGTGTTCAGGGTATTTAAAACGCTCCAGAAAGCGCCTCGTTTACTGTAGCTATATCCCTCTTTTTGATAAGCTAATGGCATTTTACATTCACAAACGTGGTGTTGTATCAGGATTAAAGAACGTATTTTACGATCAGTCTATTATTTCTGATAGCCATATAGAAGAATTTGGTAGGCCGCTTAAAGATAAAAAAATGTATAAAAGTCTTGTAAGATTGATTCGCCATAGAGAAGGGGATTTAATCGGGAGAGATTTGAATAAGATCGACCTTCCTGTGTTACTCATATGGGGTCGTGAAGATCGAGTGGTCCCAGTAAATATTGGGTACAGACTTGCAAACGATCTGCCTAACAGCGACATAAAAGTGTATGAAAAAGCGGGGCACCTTATTACAGAAGAACGGCCCGAGAAAGTATGTGAAGCTATTTTATCATACGCGACATAA
- a CDS encoding glycosyltransferase family 1 protein translates to MRIAIFSDTYVPEVNGVARTLKRLADYLTEREIDYKLFVPETLESTAPRTPTIERFRSIPFMLYRECRLAFPNVVQLKQSVEAFNPDIIHVATPFNLGFFAHHFGKKYHIPMVASYHTNFDDYLAYYHLDFLEKWLWKYMKWFHRPFEKVYVPSESTKAKLAFHDLHSNIDIWGRGVDHSFFSPKKRSFLIKKNYGITEKNIILYAGRIAPEKDIQTVIKTYFNLPKSLFNQTHLIMAGDGPLLPKLKEKYNEEITFTGFTSSDKLAELYASADAFIFPSATETFGNVVLEALSSGLPVIGANVGGTKHLITDKSTGFLCPPGHVASFTKACSQLLTNADLKAYMSSQARLQALSYSWDDIFTEIFSNYRSVVEQKRKATA, encoded by the coding sequence ATGCGAATAGCAATTTTTTCGGATACGTACGTCCCTGAAGTTAATGGTGTGGCACGGACATTAAAAAGACTAGCGGACTATTTAACTGAAAGGGAAATAGACTATAAGCTTTTTGTTCCTGAGACACTTGAGTCTACAGCCCCTAGAACACCAACGATCGAAAGGTTTAGAAGTATTCCTTTTATGTTATATCGCGAATGTCGCCTCGCTTTTCCAAATGTCGTACAATTAAAACAGTCAGTAGAAGCGTTTAACCCTGACATTATACATGTGGCTACCCCATTTAATCTTGGTTTTTTTGCACATCATTTTGGCAAGAAATATCACATTCCTATGGTGGCATCTTACCATACCAACTTTGATGATTATTTAGCCTATTATCATTTAGATTTTCTAGAAAAGTGGCTATGGAAATATATGAAATGGTTTCACCGACCATTTGAGAAAGTATATGTACCTTCTGAAAGTACAAAGGCAAAATTGGCTTTCCATGACCTTCATTCCAATATAGATATTTGGGGAAGAGGAGTGGATCACTCCTTTTTTTCCCCGAAAAAACGCTCATTCCTCATTAAGAAAAACTACGGCATTACTGAGAAAAATATCATTCTGTATGCTGGTAGAATAGCTCCCGAAAAAGATATTCAAACAGTTATTAAAACGTATTTTAACCTGCCGAAATCACTCTTTAATCAGACACACCTTATTATGGCAGGAGATGGCCCGTTGTTACCAAAATTAAAAGAAAAATACAACGAGGAAATAACGTTCACTGGTTTTACAAGCAGTGATAAATTAGCAGAATTATATGCGTCAGCAGATGCCTTCATCTTTCCATCGGCCACCGAGACGTTCGGTAATGTCGTTTTGGAAGCTCTCTCTTCTGGATTGCCAGTCATTGGTGCTAATGTAGGAGGGACGAAGCATTTGATTACTGATAAAAGTACAGGTTTTTTATGTCCTCCAGGTCACGTAGCTTCTTTTACGAAAGCTTGCAGTCAACTCTTGACTAATGCAGACTTAAAAGCCTATATGAGTAGTCAAGCACGTTTACAAGCATTATCATATTCGTGGGATGATATATTCACAGAAATTTTTTCTAATTATAGGTCTGTTGTGGAGCAAAAAAGAAAAGCGACGGCCTAA